The Pyrobaculum sp. 3827-6 genome has a segment encoding these proteins:
- a CDS encoding HAD family hydrolase yields MRHDSSIQAEMNFITSFWGLVVERINFWDVWREIVDAHVVDEVAWVVEKIQSAGYEVPLGAVARALSHRSGLDHRFLAARFMDLVNRRMKPAPCVDEFFSALASRGRVAVLSNTPCRCFIDSFLRERNLHVDLVLTSDVLLRRKPSRSVFKFALSKLGAEPHNAVYIGDSVEDLGALGVGILTVIVGAEGGHLNFPDLCSAARWLSTGLERL; encoded by the coding sequence ATGCGGCATGACTCTTCGATACAAGCCGAGATGAATTTCATAACTAGCTTCTGGGGCTTGGTTGTAGAGCGGATTAACTTCTGGGATGTCTGGCGTGAAATTGTAGATGCCCATGTGGTGGATGAGGTGGCTTGGGTTGTCGAGAAGATACAGAGCGCCGGGTACGAAGTCCCTCTTGGAGCCGTGGCCCGTGCCTTATCCCACAGGTCTGGTCTTGACCACAGATTTCTGGCGGCGAGGTTTATGGATCTCGTGAATAGGCGTATGAAACCCGCGCCTTGTGTAGATGAGTTCTTCTCCGCCCTCGCCAGCAGGGGGAGAGTCGCCGTCTTGTCCAACACCCCCTGCCGGTGTTTCATAGATAGCTTCTTGAGGGAGAGGAATCTACATGTAGACTTAGTTCTAACCTCGGACGTGTTGCTTAGGAGAAAGCCGTCGAGATCTGTGTTTAAATTCGCCTTGTCAAAGTTAGGAGCTGAGCCGCACAACGCGGTCTACATTGGCGACAGCGTAGAGGACCTGGGGGCTCTGGGCGTCGGCATTTTGACGGTTATAGTCGGCGCAGAAGGCGGCCATTTGAACTTCCCAGACCTCTGTAGCGCGGCGAGGTGGCTGTCGACAGGTCTGGAAAGATTATAA
- a CDS encoding TIGR00269 family protein encodes MSLCQRCGKRPAQYLRVVSGERLCLRCLFTSLEKKVLETIRREKMIIPGDYVAVAVSGGKDSLVLLHILGRLRERGLLKEVKMEAFTINEGHPYSCFYRMSRKDYVKEVASKFGVEYNVYHFKDIFGVTAMELSERLAKAGHEVHMCTIDGVLRRRAMNIIGKRRGWTKIATAHNLDDEAQTALMNVLMGNLSRFRWYGHYEDAEEKDLIPRIKPLKYVREEEVALYAYYHGVPLMELECPYVVANPRYQLKFTLAEMEREMPTVKYSLVSFGEKLAKFLQAQPPQPMRRCRYCNSVTSREVCRVCELFEKAGLLDTYLGRAGGGQTA; translated from the coding sequence GTGAGCCTCTGCCAGCGTTGCGGCAAGAGGCCTGCCCAGTACCTCCGCGTGGTTAGCGGCGAGAGGCTATGCCTCCGTTGCCTATTCACCTCGCTGGAGAAAAAAGTCCTTGAGACGATTAGGAGAGAGAAGATGATTATACCCGGGGACTACGTCGCGGTGGCGGTCTCCGGGGGCAAGGACAGCCTCGTCCTTCTCCACATCTTAGGCAGACTGAGGGAGAGGGGGTTGCTGAAAGAGGTGAAGATGGAGGCTTTTACAATAAACGAGGGGCACCCCTACAGCTGTTTCTACCGCATGTCGAGGAAGGACTACGTGAAAGAGGTGGCGTCTAAATTCGGCGTTGAGTACAACGTTTACCACTTTAAGGATATCTTTGGCGTAACCGCCATGGAGCTCTCCGAGAGGCTCGCGAAGGCGGGGCACGAGGTCCACATGTGCACTATCGACGGCGTGTTAAGGCGCCGCGCCATGAACATCATTGGGAAGAGGAGGGGCTGGACTAAGATAGCCACAGCCCACAACCTAGACGACGAGGCCCAGACGGCGCTTATGAATGTTTTGATGGGCAACCTCTCGCGGTTTCGGTGGTACGGCCACTATGAAGACGCCGAGGAGAAGGACTTGATACCCCGGATAAAGCCGCTGAAGTACGTGAGAGAGGAGGAGGTGGCTCTCTACGCCTACTACCACGGCGTGCCCCTCATGGAGCTGGAATGCCCCTATGTCGTGGCGAACCCACGCTACCAGCTCAAATTCACACTGGCGGAAATGGAGAGGGAGATGCCGACGGTGAAGTACAGCCTAGTTTCCTTTGGCGAAAAGCTAGCTAAGTTTCTACAAGCCCAACCCCCCCAGCCCATGAGGAGGTGCAGGTACTGCAACTCGGTGACGTCCAGAGAGGTATGCCGTGTATGTGAGTTATTTGAAAAAGCAGGTCTCTTGGATACATACCTCGGTAGGGCAGGAGGGGGGCAGACGGCCTAA
- a CDS encoding ACT domain-containing protein: MLNREIYLIADGTGSRLGEFLVELNFDQPGILATLSNIFAEHDVNIINIAIDAGRQNLHFIVDLTLVSDDQIKDIVKSLQMFAFVKKVRYRVSTTSIFVPRWIIHVINGKSSISIERDLIPLLQEPAKLAEELARRDAKTIKELVASIDPLVLDEAIYIAQLRGLYTVENTEVREGRLSARLCSLAQPMARRYVEVFVKELGAQAKLSDEGICLTLEA; the protein is encoded by the coding sequence ATGCTTAACCGTGAGATTTACCTAATTGCAGACGGCACTGGATCTAGGCTTGGGGAATTCCTCGTCGAGCTAAATTTTGACCAGCCGGGTATATTAGCCACGCTCTCCAATATTTTCGCAGAACACGATGTGAATATTATCAACATAGCCATAGACGCAGGCCGCCAGAATCTGCACTTCATAGTTGACCTTACCCTTGTCTCTGATGATCAGATCAAGGACATTGTCAAGAGCCTCCAGATGTTTGCCTTTGTGAAAAAAGTGAGGTATAGGGTGTCCACGACGTCGATTTTCGTCCCCAGGTGGATAATCCATGTGATAAACGGGAAGTCTAGCATATCTATAGAACGGGACTTGATACCGCTGTTGCAGGAACCCGCCAAGCTGGCGGAGGAGCTGGCGAGGAGAGACGCGAAGACTATTAAGGAACTGGTGGCGTCTATCGACCCACTCGTCCTAGACGAGGCTATATACATTGCGCAACTCAGAGGTCTCTACACGGTGGAGAATACCGAGGTGAGGGAGGGGAGGCTCTCGGCTAGGCTTTGTAGCCTAGCGCAGCCAATGGCAAGGAGGTACGTCGAGGTGTTTGTCAAAGAGCTGGGGGCGCAGGCTAAGCTGAGTGACGAGGGGATCTGCCTGACGCTGGAGGCTTAG